The Aedes aegypti strain LVP_AGWG chromosome 3, AaegL5.0 Primary Assembly, whole genome shotgun sequence genome contains a region encoding:
- the LOC110677976 gene encoding uncharacterized protein LOC110677976 isoform X4 produces the protein MQIDTAIRQKMCDPYSEASSSFQFCPVTTTDGIDALEENLNNESFAKQLFAQMKRIIGHTGDACNGLNIAYGLIDHFFDRKLMLFCSWTGESRGDSVKYPMRKCVNILDIFFKLIRSVNSTFSRTLLEDFFKRITRNSKKRSESKGKRQSTIHRRAKTKKENKGSNSDFDCALGLSSVSATPNLLPVDQDKPETSGVHVDENEDYETNSEHEEENSLEDSDDD, from the exons ATGCAAATAGATACTGCAATTCGCCAAAAGATGTGCGACCCATATTCTGAGGCATCATCATCCTTCCAATTTTGCCCGGTGACGACTACGGATGGAATAGACGCATTGGAAGAAAATCTCAATAATGAATCGTTTGCCAAGCAGTTG TTCGCTCAAATGAAAAGGATTATTGGACACACCGGCGATGCCTGTAACGGATTGAATATTGCGTATGGATTGATTGACCACTTTTTCGACAGGAAGTTGATGCTATTTTGCTCTTGGACGGGTGAAAGCAGAGGAGATAGCGTCAAATATCCTATGAGGAAATGTGTCAATATTCTTGACATTTTCTTCAAACTTATCCGTAGTGTGAATAGCACATTCTCACGTACATTGcttgaagatttcttcaagaggATCACAAGAAACTCAAAAAAGAGAAGCGAATCAAAAGGCAAGCGACAATCCACAATTCACCGAAGGGCGAAGACAAAAAAGGAGAACAAAGGAAGCAATTCCG attttgattGTGCTTTAGGACTATCAAGTGTTTCTGCCACGCCGAATCTACTCCCTGTTGACCAGGATAAACCAGAAACGTCTGGAGTGCACGTCGATGAAAACGAGGACTATGAAACCAATTCAGAACACGAAGAAGAAAATTCGCTAGAAGATTCTGATGACGATTGA
- the LOC110677976 gene encoding uncharacterized protein LOC110677976 isoform X2 produces MLAKTAAKIEMQIDTAIRQKMCDPYSEASSSFQFCPVTTTDGIDALEENLNNESFAKQLFAQMKRIIGHTGDACNGLNIAYGLIDHFFDRKLMLFCSWTGESRGDSVKYPMRKCVNILDIFFKLIRSVNSTFSRTLLEDFFKRITRNSKKRSESKGKRQSTIHRRAKTKKENKGSNSDFDCALGLSSVSATPNLLPVDQDKPETSGVHVDENEDYETNSEHEEENSLEDSDDD; encoded by the exons ATGTTGGCGAAAACAGCAGCAAAGATCGAAATGCAAATAGATACTGCAATTCGCCAAAAGATGTGCGACCCATATTCTGAGGCATCATCATCCTTCCAATTTTGCCCGGTGACGACTACGGATGGAATAGACGCATTGGAAGAAAATCTCAATAATGAATCGTTTGCCAAGCAGTTG TTCGCTCAAATGAAAAGGATTATTGGACACACCGGCGATGCCTGTAACGGATTGAATATTGCGTATGGATTGATTGACCACTTTTTCGACAGGAAGTTGATGCTATTTTGCTCTTGGACGGGTGAAAGCAGAGGAGATAGCGTCAAATATCCTATGAGGAAATGTGTCAATATTCTTGACATTTTCTTCAAACTTATCCGTAGTGTGAATAGCACATTCTCACGTACATTGcttgaagatttcttcaagaggATCACAAGAAACTCAAAAAAGAGAAGCGAATCAAAAGGCAAGCGACAATCCACAATTCACCGAAGGGCGAAGACAAAAAAGGAGAACAAAGGAAGCAATTCCG attttgattGTGCTTTAGGACTATCAAGTGTTTCTGCCACGCCGAATCTACTCCCTGTTGACCAGGATAAACCAGAAACGTCTGGAGTGCACGTCGATGAAAACGAGGACTATGAAACCAATTCAGAACACGAAGAAGAAAATTCGCTAGAAGATTCTGATGACGATTGA